The following are from one region of the Isoalcanivorax indicus genome:
- the adk gene encoding adenylate kinase, whose amino-acid sequence MRVILLGAPGAGKGTQAQFIMEQYGIPQISTGDMLRAAVKAGTPLGLEAKKVMDAGGLVSDDIIIGLVKERIQQPDCANGFLFDGFPRTIPQAQALVDAGIDIDFIVELDVDDQEIIARLSGRRVHPASGRVYHIDHNPPKEAGKDDVTGEALVQRDDDKEETVRKRLEVYQQQTRPLVDFYRKLAAVEGNDKVPVYICVPGIGSMQDIRDRIFAGLGSK is encoded by the coding sequence ATGCGCGTTATCCTGCTTGGCGCGCCGGGGGCCGGTAAAGGCACTCAGGCGCAGTTCATCATGGAACAGTATGGTATCCCGCAGATTTCCACCGGCGACATGCTGCGCGCCGCGGTGAAGGCGGGCACGCCCCTGGGCCTGGAAGCCAAAAAGGTAATGGATGCGGGCGGCCTGGTATCGGATGACATCATCATCGGCCTGGTCAAGGAACGCATCCAGCAGCCGGATTGCGCCAACGGCTTCCTGTTTGACGGCTTTCCGCGGACCATTCCCCAGGCACAGGCGCTGGTCGATGCGGGCATCGACATCGACTTTATCGTCGAGCTGGACGTGGATGATCAGGAGATCATCGCTCGCCTGTCCGGCCGTCGCGTCCACCCGGCCTCGGGCCGCGTCTATCACATCGACCACAACCCGCCGAAGGAAGCGGGCAAGGACGACGTGACCGGCGAAGCGCTGGTACAGCGTGACGACGACAAGGAAGAGACGGTGCGCAAGCGGCTGGAGGTCTATCAGCAACAGACCCGTCCGCTGGTGGATTTCTACCGCAAGCTGGCGGCCGTGGAAGGCAACGACAAGGTGCCAGTGTATATCTGCGTCCCGGGCATCGGTTCCATGCAGGATATCCGTGACCGCATCTTTGCCGGACTCGGCAGCAAGTAA
- the minE gene encoding cell division topological specificity factor MinE — protein sequence MSIFSYLLPKKQRSAAVAKERLQIIVARERSTRGGPDYLPQLQEELLAVVRKYVPVDPDAVNVQVDRDSGCEILELNITLPENHPS from the coding sequence ATGAGCATTTTCAGTTATCTGCTACCGAAAAAGCAGCGCTCGGCGGCGGTCGCCAAGGAGCGTTTGCAGATTATTGTGGCGCGGGAGCGCAGCACGCGGGGTGGTCCGGATTACCTGCCGCAATTGCAGGAAGAACTGCTGGCGGTGGTGCGCAAGTACGTGCCGGTGGACCCGGATGCGGTGAATGTCCAGGTGGATCGGGATTCCGGCTGCGAAATCCTGGAACTGAACATCACCCTGCCAGAAAACCACCCGTCCTGA
- the minD gene encoding septum site-determining protein MinD: MTKIVVVTSGKGGVGKTTTSAALATGLALRGFRTTVIDFDVGLRNLDLIMGCERRVVYDLVNVINGDANIRQALIKDKRVDNLFILPASQTRDKDALTQEGVERVLNALRDDMAMDYIICDSPAGIEKGALMAAYYADEAVVVTNPEVSSVRDSDRMLGILASKTRRAEQGGGDIPARLLLTRYSPERVIRGEMLSVDDVREILAIDLLGVIPESQAVLNASNAGSPVILDTESDAGQAYLDAVARFLGDEVPHRFLTAGRKGLLGRLFGGQ; the protein is encoded by the coding sequence GTGACGAAAATCGTGGTTGTGACATCCGGCAAGGGTGGTGTCGGCAAAACCACCACCAGCGCGGCGCTGGCCACAGGACTGGCCCTGCGGGGGTTCCGGACCACTGTCATCGATTTTGATGTGGGCCTGCGTAACCTGGACCTGATTATGGGTTGCGAGCGCCGCGTCGTGTACGACCTGGTCAACGTGATCAATGGCGACGCCAACATCCGCCAGGCGTTGATCAAGGACAAACGGGTGGACAACCTGTTCATCCTGCCTGCCTCGCAGACCCGCGACAAGGACGCCCTGACCCAGGAAGGCGTGGAGCGTGTGCTCAATGCCTTGCGCGACGACATGGCCATGGACTACATCATCTGCGACAGCCCCGCTGGCATCGAGAAGGGCGCCCTGATGGCGGCTTACTATGCCGATGAGGCCGTGGTGGTGACCAACCCGGAAGTCTCCAGTGTGCGCGATTCAGACCGGATGCTGGGCATTCTGGCCAGCAAGACCCGGCGCGCAGAGCAGGGCGGTGGCGATATCCCGGCCCGTCTGCTGCTGACGCGCTACTCCCCCGAGCGTGTGATCCGGGGCGAGATGCTGTCGGTGGACGATGTGCGGGAAATCCTGGCGATCGACCTGCTGGGGGTCATTCCCGAATCCCAGGCGGTGCTCAATGCCAGCAACGCCGGTTCGCCGGTGATTCTGGACACGGAATCCGATGCGGGCCAGGCCTATCTGGACGCGGTGGCGCGTTTTCTGGGTGACGAGGTGCCGCACCGTTTCCTGACCGCGGGGCGCAAGGGCCTGCTGGGTCGTCTGTTCGGGGGGCAGTGA
- the minC gene encoding septum site-determining protein MinC, translating into MTAVVEENTVLEFKGRMLMMTVLHLKTLDTDTLGTQLDRNLAESPDWLRQVPIVLDLPASGASVVELALILELLRDREMNLVAVAASPAVDESEMRALGLGVMALGNGRPVKREPAPAPAAREEAEPPLLANRAETLVVDQPVRSGQQLYSRGDMIVLAPVGTGAELLAEGHIHVYANLRGRAIAGVRGDTSARVFCQQLNAELISIAGHYRVAEDLPDDCRDKPVQISLDGEIMQFSPLIPSLKRR; encoded by the coding sequence ATGACCGCCGTGGTTGAAGAAAATACCGTTCTTGAATTCAAGGGCCGCATGTTGATGATGACGGTCCTGCATCTGAAAACCCTCGATACTGACACCCTGGGCACGCAACTGGACCGTAATCTGGCCGAGTCCCCCGACTGGCTGCGGCAGGTGCCTATCGTCCTTGACCTGCCTGCCAGCGGTGCCTCCGTGGTGGAGCTGGCGCTGATTCTGGAGCTGCTGCGCGATCGCGAGATGAATCTGGTGGCGGTGGCTGCCTCTCCGGCGGTGGACGAGTCCGAGATGCGCGCCCTGGGTCTGGGGGTGATGGCGCTGGGCAACGGCCGCCCGGTAAAGCGTGAGCCGGCCCCTGCGCCTGCCGCCCGGGAAGAGGCCGAGCCGCCGCTGCTGGCCAATCGCGCCGAAACCCTGGTCGTTGATCAGCCAGTGCGTTCCGGGCAACAGCTTTACAGCCGGGGTGACATGATCGTGCTGGCGCCCGTGGGCACCGGTGCCGAACTGCTCGCCGAAGGGCACATACACGTCTATGCCAACCTGCGTGGCCGCGCCATTGCCGGCGTGCGGGGTGACACGTCAGCGCGTGTATTCTGCCAGCAACTCAATGCCGAGCTGATCTCCATCGCCGGCCATTATCGCGTGGCGGAAGACCTGCCTGATGACTGCCGGGACAAGCCGGTACAGATTTCCCTGGACGGCGAGATCATGCAGTTCTCGCCGCTCATTCCCTCTTTGAAGCGTCGTTAA